Proteins from one Phyllobacterium zundukense genomic window:
- a CDS encoding Na+/H+ antiporter, protein METITIVLLMLLAVVVSDSIIRILPLPVPLPLVQIGLGAAIASVTDIRVQLDPDIFFLLFLPPLLFLDGWRIPKEGLFRDKGIILEMALGLVIFTVVGVGFFVHWMIPSVPLPVAFALAAILSPTDPIAVSAIAARVPIPSRMMHILEGESLLNDASGLVCMRFAVAAMLTGAFSLQAAFLTFLWLAFAGIVIGVGVTLGVTRGKAFLTRHLGEESGSQILISLLIPFGAYLLAEHVHASGILAAVAAGITMSYAENTGQSLALTRVRRTAVWDTAQFAANGAIFVLLGEQLPGIFSGAVDNVHHVGRASYWWLPVYVVIIYASLVALRFAWVWVSWRVAFRQSSKSGQPGVRPSWQLVAAMSFAGVRGAITLAGILTLPFFLNDGSLFPARDLVIFLAAGVIILSLIMASICLPRVLKNIDLPIEDSHQREEDYARIAAAEAAIMAIEKAQHELASGRADADAFTDVATQIMELYRKRIDGRMHLGEEREQAARSEEIGKQLHITALKAERQEIYRLVRARRLESTVASKMVRDIDLLEARYS, encoded by the coding sequence GTGGAAACAATAACCATTGTCCTGCTGATGCTCCTGGCCGTGGTGGTCAGCGATTCCATCATCCGGATCCTTCCCCTTCCAGTACCGCTGCCGCTGGTGCAAATCGGTCTTGGGGCGGCGATCGCCTCGGTGACGGATATTCGCGTCCAGCTCGATCCGGACATCTTCTTCCTGCTGTTTCTCCCGCCTCTGCTGTTCCTCGATGGCTGGCGCATTCCCAAGGAAGGGCTATTCCGTGACAAGGGCATCATTCTCGAGATGGCGCTTGGGCTTGTTATTTTTACGGTTGTCGGCGTGGGCTTCTTCGTCCATTGGATGATCCCGTCCGTGCCCTTGCCGGTCGCCTTTGCGCTTGCCGCAATCCTTTCGCCAACCGACCCGATCGCCGTTTCCGCCATTGCGGCACGCGTGCCAATCCCCTCGCGCATGATGCATATTCTCGAAGGCGAATCGCTGCTGAACGATGCGTCCGGCCTTGTCTGCATGCGCTTTGCAGTTGCCGCCATGCTTACCGGCGCGTTTTCGCTGCAGGCGGCATTCCTGACATTCCTCTGGCTTGCCTTTGCGGGGATTGTAATCGGTGTTGGTGTCACCCTTGGCGTCACCAGGGGCAAGGCGTTCCTGACCCGGCATCTTGGTGAAGAAAGCGGCTCGCAAATCCTTATCAGCCTGCTCATCCCCTTCGGTGCTTATCTTCTGGCAGAACACGTACATGCCTCCGGCATTCTTGCAGCCGTCGCCGCCGGCATCACCATGAGCTACGCCGAGAACACCGGCCAGTCTCTGGCTCTGACAAGGGTAAGACGCACCGCCGTCTGGGACACGGCACAATTTGCTGCCAACGGCGCCATTTTCGTGCTTCTGGGCGAGCAGCTTCCGGGCATATTTTCAGGTGCGGTCGACAACGTCCATCACGTGGGGAGGGCGAGTTACTGGTGGTTGCCGGTCTACGTGGTGATTATTTATGCGTCGCTGGTCGCGCTTCGCTTCGCATGGGTCTGGGTCTCGTGGCGCGTCGCCTTCCGGCAGTCTTCCAAAAGTGGACAGCCCGGCGTGAGGCCAAGTTGGCAGCTCGTTGCCGCCATGTCCTTTGCCGGGGTTCGTGGCGCCATCACCTTGGCCGGTATCCTGACGCTGCCGTTTTTCCTCAACGATGGAAGCCTGTTTCCCGCCCGTGATCTTGTAATATTCCTGGCGGCAGGCGTCATTATCCTGTCCCTCATTATGGCAAGCATTTGTCTTCCGCGCGTGCTTAAGAATATCGACCTGCCGATAGAAGATTCCCACCAGCGGGAGGAGGACTACGCCCGTATTGCCGCCGCCGAAGCCGCGATCATGGCCATCGAAAAGGCCCAACACGAACTCGCATCCGGCCGTGCCGACGCCGATGCTTTCACCGATGTTGCCACGCAGATCATGGAGCTCTATCGGAAACGGATCGACGGGCGCATGCACCTCGGTGAGGAACGCGAACAGGCGGCACGAAGCGAGGAAATCGGAAAACAGCTGCACATTACCGCGCTGAAGGCAGAGCGGCAGGAAATCTACCGTCTGGTGCGGGCGCGGCGGCTGGAAAGCACCGTGGCCAGCAAAATGGTGCGGGATATCGATCTGCTCGAAGCCAGATATAGCTGA
- a CDS encoding peptide chain release factor 3 translates to MSSADHPVSKRRTFAIIAHPDAGKTTLTEKLLLFGGAIQLAGEVKAKKDRIQTRSDWMNIERDRGISVVTSVMTFEYRDCIFNLLDTPGHEDFADDTYRTLTAVDSAVMVIDAAKGIEARTLKLFEVCRMRDIPIVTFINKMDRESRDPYEILDEIEQKLALDTAPITWPIGRAKSFAGTYNLQNNTVRRRDEEEVPTPVNGPESSAASGLLPENERQAWIDEVTLARDACNPFDPQAFREGHLTPVYFGSALRNYGVRDLIEAFCDYGPSPRAQDADTRKVEATEDKMTGFVFKIQANMDPNHRDRIAFLRVCSGKLSRGMKAKLVRTGKPMSLSAPQFFFARSRQIADEAWAGDVVGIPNHGTLRIGDTLTEGEDLLFRGVPNFAPEILRRVRLDDAMKAKKLREALQQMAEEGVVQLFLPDDGSPAIVGVVGALQIDVLTERLKVEYTLPVGFEAARFTVARWISADDPAELQRFINSHRADIAHDLDSDPVFLAQNTFSLSYEAERWKAIRFAAIKDYQVRDKAA, encoded by the coding sequence ATGTCTTCTGCTGACCATCCCGTTTCCAAGCGCCGTACCTTTGCGATCATCGCACACCCTGACGCCGGTAAAACCACATTGACCGAAAAGCTGCTATTGTTCGGTGGAGCGATCCAGCTCGCGGGTGAGGTCAAGGCCAAGAAGGACCGTATCCAGACACGCTCCGATTGGATGAATATCGAGCGTGATCGCGGTATTTCGGTGGTCACTTCAGTCATGACTTTCGAGTATAGGGATTGCATCTTCAACCTGCTTGATACGCCTGGCCATGAAGACTTCGCCGACGACACCTATCGCACGCTGACAGCCGTCGATAGCGCAGTCATGGTTATCGATGCCGCCAAGGGTATCGAAGCGCGTACGCTCAAGCTCTTCGAAGTCTGCCGCATGCGCGATATTCCAATCGTTACTTTCATCAACAAGATGGACCGCGAAAGCCGCGACCCTTACGAAATTCTCGACGAGATCGAGCAGAAACTTGCGCTGGACACCGCGCCAATCACCTGGCCCATTGGCCGCGCCAAGAGCTTTGCCGGAACGTATAATTTGCAGAACAACACGGTGCGCCGGCGCGACGAGGAAGAGGTGCCGACCCCGGTCAATGGTCCGGAATCCTCCGCCGCATCCGGTCTTTTACCGGAAAATGAACGTCAAGCGTGGATTGACGAGGTGACGCTGGCGCGCGACGCCTGCAATCCGTTCGATCCGCAGGCTTTCCGTGAGGGTCATCTTACCCCCGTGTATTTCGGTTCGGCACTACGCAATTACGGCGTGCGGGATCTGATCGAAGCTTTCTGCGATTATGGCCCGAGCCCGCGCGCGCAGGACGCCGATACGCGCAAGGTCGAGGCAACCGAAGACAAGATGACCGGCTTTGTTTTCAAGATTCAGGCGAACATGGATCCCAATCATCGCGACCGCATCGCTTTTCTGCGTGTCTGCTCCGGGAAACTGTCGCGTGGCATGAAAGCCAAGCTGGTGCGCACGGGCAAGCCGATGAGCCTGTCTGCGCCGCAGTTCTTCTTTGCGCGCAGCCGCCAGATCGCCGATGAGGCTTGGGCCGGCGATGTGGTGGGCATTCCCAATCACGGAACGCTGCGCATCGGCGACACGCTGACAGAGGGCGAGGACCTTCTGTTCCGCGGCGTGCCCAATTTCGCGCCGGAAATCCTGCGCCGCGTGCGTCTCGATGATGCGATGAAAGCAAAGAAGCTGCGCGAGGCCCTGCAGCAGATGGCCGAGGAGGGTGTGGTCCAGCTCTTCCTGCCGGATGACGGCTCCCCCGCTATCGTCGGCGTTGTTGGCGCCCTGCAGATTGATGTTCTGACCGAGCGGTTGAAGGTCGAGTATACTTTGCCCGTGGGCTTCGAAGCCGCCCGCTTTACTGTCGCACGCTGGATTTCCGCGGACGATCCGGCAGAGTTGCAGCGTTTCATCAATTCACATCGCGCGGATATCGCACACGATCTCGACAGTGATCCGGTGTTTCTCGCCCAGAATACTTTTTCGCTGTCTTACGAAGCGGAGCGCTGGAAGGCGATCCGCTTCGCCGCGATCAAGGATTATCAGGTTCGCGACAAGGCGGCGTAG
- the dut gene encoding dUTP diphosphatase produces the protein MSKLSDSVRHKNPALGIIRLPHGLDLELPSYETSGSAGMDLRAAVPEDRPLLLLPGRRALVPSGLIFEIPQGFEAQIRPRSGLALKNGITCLNTPGTIDSDYRGEVKVLLINLGDDDFYVTRGMRIAQVILAPVVQLDVEERQHVGETVRGAGGFGSTGTS, from the coding sequence ATGTCCAAATTATCCGATTCCGTTCGTCACAAGAATCCCGCTCTCGGTATCATCCGGTTGCCGCATGGGCTGGATCTTGAATTGCCCTCCTATGAAACGTCAGGCTCGGCCGGCATGGACCTTCGAGCTGCCGTGCCGGAAGACCGGCCATTGCTGCTTTTGCCCGGCCGGAGAGCACTCGTGCCCAGCGGCTTGATCTTTGAAATACCACAAGGTTTCGAGGCGCAGATCCGGCCACGTTCGGGCCTCGCACTGAAAAACGGAATTACCTGTCTCAACACCCCAGGAACGATTGATTCCGACTATCGTGGTGAGGTAAAAGTATTGCTGATCAATCTCGGCGATGACGATTTCTATGTGACGCGCGGCATGCGTATTGCACAGGTCATCCTCGCTCCGGTCGTGCAGCTTGATGTCGAAGAACGGCAGCATGTCGGCGAGACCGTTCGAGGCGCCGGAGGATTCGGTTCAACAGGTACGTCCTAA
- a CDS encoding type II toxin-antitoxin system RelE/ParE family toxin: MICSFKDKLTEAVFYGVIKKGFPTDIIRRAQQLLTLMDIATDLNELRSPPGNRLERLAGSRQGEYSVRINQQWRICFIWTSAGPDKVEITDYH, from the coding sequence ATAATATGTTCGTTCAAGGACAAATTAACGGAAGCGGTTTTTTATGGAGTGATCAAAAAAGGCTTCCCAACGGATATCATACGGAGAGCTCAACAGCTTTTGACACTTATGGATATTGCGACTGATTTGAACGAACTTCGTTCACCGCCCGGGAATAGGTTGGAAAGACTGGCAGGTAGCCGTCAAGGCGAGTATTCAGTCCGTATCAACCAACAATGGCGCATTTGCTTTATCTGGACCAGTGCTGGTCCAGATAAAGTGGAAATCACAGATTACCATTAG
- a CDS encoding GMC family oxidoreductase: protein MRSFDFIIVGSGSAGSVVAERLSANGRHSVLVLEAGGSDRRFFVTMPLGYGKTFYDKSVNWMYRAEPDPGLDGNTDYWPRGKVLGGSSSINAMVYVRGAPEDFDEWRDRGNPGWGYADVLPVFRSLEDHDGPAQNLGKGGPLHISDCAKLFHPLANQLIKAAQEAGLAYNPDFNGMRQEGVGPFQLTTKGGRRVSAARAFLRPAMKRPNVTVITQAMVTRILFDGKRASGVEFTRHGKSETVMAGREVILCGGTINTPQLLELSGIGDAARLHDLGVAVVHDNAQVGENLQDHLGINYTYRANVPSLNQVLRPWWGKALAGMEYLLLRSGPLSISMNQGGGFFRSDPSRKRANMQLYFQAFSTLVPKNGERPILTPDPWPGFSIGLSNCRPTSTGSIHIRSSNPMEQPRIVPNAFSTDHDVAEMLDAVKFLRKIAATPTMSKLIVDELLPGPACQGDEELITDFRRRSGTVYHPVSTCRMGPDPTQSVVDPRLRVHGVEGLRIIDCSVFPNIVSGNTNAAALMVGAKGAELVLEDQL, encoded by the coding sequence GTGTTGGAGGCCGGTGGCTCGGACCGGCGCTTCTTCGTGACCATGCCGCTCGGCTATGGCAAGACGTTTTACGACAAATCCGTCAACTGGATGTACCGTGCGGAACCTGATCCCGGCCTTGACGGCAATACCGACTACTGGCCGCGCGGCAAAGTGCTCGGCGGATCGAGTTCGATCAATGCCATGGTCTATGTTCGCGGCGCACCCGAAGACTTTGACGAGTGGCGCGACAGGGGCAATCCGGGCTGGGGCTATGCGGATGTTCTCCCGGTCTTTCGCTCGCTTGAGGATCATGACGGGCCAGCACAAAACCTTGGCAAGGGCGGGCCGCTGCATATCAGCGACTGCGCAAAGCTGTTTCATCCGCTAGCCAACCAGCTGATCAAGGCGGCACAGGAAGCCGGACTTGCCTATAATCCTGATTTCAATGGCATGCGCCAGGAAGGTGTCGGGCCTTTTCAATTGACAACGAAAGGCGGAAGGCGAGTGTCCGCGGCGCGGGCTTTCTTGCGACCCGCGATGAAGCGGCCCAACGTCACCGTCATCACGCAAGCCATGGTGACACGCATACTTTTCGATGGAAAACGCGCCTCTGGCGTCGAATTCACCCGCCACGGCAAGAGCGAGACTGTCATGGCTGGCCGCGAGGTCATACTCTGCGGCGGCACGATCAATACACCGCAGCTCCTGGAGCTGTCGGGTATCGGCGATGCCGCGCGTCTGCACGATCTTGGCGTTGCTGTGGTACACGACAACGCCCAGGTGGGCGAAAATCTGCAGGACCATCTCGGCATCAACTACACCTACCGGGCCAATGTTCCCTCGCTCAACCAGGTGTTGCGGCCATGGTGGGGAAAGGCGCTTGCGGGCATGGAATACCTGCTGCTGCGGAGCGGACCCCTGTCAATCAGCATGAACCAGGGCGGCGGCTTTTTTCGCAGCGATCCATCGCGCAAGCGCGCCAACATGCAGCTCTATTTCCAGGCTTTTTCAACGCTGGTCCCCAAGAATGGCGAACGGCCGATCCTGACGCCCGACCCATGGCCAGGCTTTTCCATCGGGCTTTCGAATTGTCGCCCGACCAGTACGGGTTCGATCCACATTCGCTCAAGCAATCCGATGGAGCAGCCGCGCATCGTACCGAACGCGTTTTCCACTGACCATGACGTGGCCGAGATGCTCGATGCGGTGAAATTCCTGCGCAAGATCGCCGCAACGCCGACAATGTCCAAGCTGATCGTCGACGAATTGTTGCCGGGCCCAGCCTGCCAGGGCGACGAAGAATTGATCACGGATTTCCGGCGGCGTAGTGGCACGGTCTACCATCCCGTTTCCACCTGCCGCATGGGTCCCGATCCGACGCAATCCGTGGTCGATCCGCGTTTGCGGGTTCACGGTGTGGAGGGCCTGCGTATCATCGACTGCTCGGTATTTCCCAATATCGTTTCCGGCAATACCAACGCCGCGGCCTTGATGGTCGGTGCCAAGGGAGCTGAACTCGTGTTGGAGGATCAGCTATAG
- a CDS encoding isocitrate lyase/phosphoenolpyruvate mutase family protein, producing the protein MDKGRVFRQLHEAPGIFLMPNPWDPGTTVLLASLGFKALATSSAGFAFSRGLPDGGVPFDMMIQHCRDLISATGLPMNADLEKGKGDSPDSAGETIFAAEAAGLAGCSIEDYSGNDHNPIYDFSLAVERVAAASEAAKALKGDFIFTARAENFLHGRPDIDDTIKRLQAFEAAGADVLYAPGIRDINLVRQVCSSVSKPVNVMAGPTFTVAQLSEAGVKRVSLGPYLTTIAFAAVRDAARAMLDKGTFEFSQQAMPFGELQQLFSQGADEDI; encoded by the coding sequence ATGGACAAGGGCAGGGTTTTTCGTCAGCTGCATGAAGCCCCGGGGATATTTCTCATGCCCAACCCGTGGGATCCCGGCACAACGGTGCTGCTGGCGTCGCTGGGGTTCAAGGCACTTGCGACAAGCAGCGCGGGTTTTGCATTTTCGCGTGGCCTTCCTGACGGCGGTGTGCCGTTTGACATGATGATCCAGCATTGCAGGGATCTCATTTCTGCCACGGGCCTTCCCATGAATGCCGACCTCGAAAAGGGCAAGGGTGACAGCCCAGACAGCGCGGGCGAAACGATTTTCGCGGCCGAAGCTGCAGGGCTCGCCGGCTGTTCGATCGAAGACTATTCAGGGAACGATCATAACCCCATCTACGATTTCTCGCTTGCCGTCGAGCGTGTCGCTGCAGCGAGTGAAGCAGCCAAGGCCTTGAAGGGCGATTTCATCTTTACCGCCCGCGCGGAAAACTTCCTGCATGGCAGACCCGATATCGACGACACGATCAAGCGGCTGCAGGCGTTCGAGGCTGCTGGTGCCGACGTTCTCTATGCGCCCGGTATCCGCGATATCAATCTTGTCCGGCAAGTCTGCTCGTCGGTTTCCAAGCCGGTCAACGTGATGGCCGGCCCCACCTTCACGGTTGCGCAGCTTTCAGAGGCGGGCGTCAAGCGTGTATCGCTTGGTCCGTATTTGACGACCATCGCCTTTGCGGCGGTCCGGGATGCGGCGCGCGCGATGTTGGACAAAGGCACTTTTGAATTCAGTCAACAGGCGATGCCCTTCGGCGAATTGCAGCAACTCTTTTCGCAGGGCGCAGACGAGGACATCTGA
- a CDS encoding long-chain fatty acid--CoA ligase — translation MAKAKAVTVKVASARPMPREWVKSYPEGVPAEISASQYDSVGDLLARAFKQYADQPAFSCMGKSMTYADLNRHSRAMAAWLQSRGLVKGDRVAVMMPNILQYPVMIAAILRAGLTVVNINPLYTPRELEHQLKDSGAKAIIILENFASTLAKVVTKTPVQHVIVAAMGDMLGLKGHLVNLVVRRVKKMVPAWSLPGHTPFRTALAQGAAQKLKPVEVTGADVAFLQYTGGTTGISKGAILTHSNIVSNVAQMRLWCDVGFRVKGRPKDIVYICALPLYHIFALTVNAMMGIDQGALNVLIPNPRDIPGFVKELQKYKFHIFPGLNTLFNGLLNNEEFRKLDFKELILSLGGGMAVQKPVAERWKEVTGCLITEGYGLSETSPVASANRLDATEFSGTIGLPLPSTDFSIRDDEGKELPLMEVGEICIRGPQVMAGYWNRPDETAKAMTADGFFRSGDMGYMDERGYTKIVDRKKDMILVSGFNVYPNEIEEVAMEHVGIREAAAIGVPNEHSGEIVKLFIVRKDPALTEEAVKAFCAERLTNYKRPRIVEFRDELPKSNVGKILRRELRD, via the coding sequence CTGGCAAAGGCAAAGGCGGTGACTGTCAAGGTGGCCAGCGCCAGGCCTATGCCGCGCGAGTGGGTGAAATCCTATCCGGAAGGTGTTCCGGCGGAGATCTCTGCATCGCAATATGACTCGGTCGGCGATTTACTTGCGAGGGCTTTCAAGCAATATGCCGACCAACCCGCATTCAGCTGCATGGGCAAGAGCATGACCTATGCTGATCTCAATCGCCACTCACGCGCCATGGCGGCATGGCTGCAATCGCGCGGACTGGTCAAGGGCGATCGCGTCGCTGTCATGATGCCCAATATTTTGCAATATCCAGTCATGATCGCCGCGATCCTTCGGGCGGGCCTGACGGTCGTCAATATCAATCCGCTTTATACGCCGCGCGAGCTCGAACACCAGTTGAAGGACAGCGGTGCCAAGGCAATTATTATTCTAGAAAACTTTGCCTCAACACTGGCAAAAGTTGTCACCAAAACGCCTGTTCAGCACGTGATCGTAGCGGCGATGGGCGATATGCTGGGCCTGAAGGGTCATCTCGTGAATCTCGTCGTGCGGCGCGTCAAGAAGATGGTTCCCGCGTGGTCTTTGCCGGGCCATACGCCATTCAGAACAGCACTCGCCCAAGGCGCAGCTCAGAAGCTGAAACCCGTCGAGGTTACCGGAGCTGACGTCGCCTTCCTGCAATATACCGGTGGCACAACGGGCATCTCCAAAGGCGCAATCCTCACACACAGCAATATTGTTTCCAATGTCGCACAAATGCGGCTGTGGTGCGATGTCGGGTTTCGAGTGAAAGGACGCCCAAAGGACATCGTCTACATTTGCGCGCTGCCGCTCTATCACATTTTCGCTCTGACGGTGAATGCGATGATGGGCATCGATCAAGGCGCGCTGAATGTGCTCATTCCAAATCCCCGCGATATTCCCGGCTTTGTCAAAGAGCTGCAGAAGTACAAGTTCCACATTTTCCCCGGGCTGAACACGCTGTTCAACGGCCTTCTCAATAATGAAGAATTCCGCAAGCTCGACTTCAAGGAATTGATCCTTTCGCTTGGCGGCGGCATGGCGGTGCAGAAGCCGGTAGCAGAGCGCTGGAAGGAAGTAACGGGCTGCCTGATCACCGAAGGTTATGGCCTGTCGGAGACATCTCCGGTTGCTTCGGCAAACCGGCTCGATGCAACCGAATTCTCCGGCACGATCGGATTGCCGCTCCCCTCGACGGATTTCTCCATCCGCGATGATGAAGGCAAGGAGCTTCCATTGATGGAGGTCGGCGAGATCTGCATCCGCGGTCCGCAGGTCATGGCGGGCTACTGGAACCGCCCGGACGAAACCGCGAAGGCGATGACCGCCGACGGCTTTTTTCGTTCCGGCGATATGGGCTACATGGATGAGCGTGGCTATACCAAGATCGTCGATCGCAAGAAGGACATGATCCTGGTCTCGGGCTTCAATGTCTATCCCAACGAGATCGAGGAAGTGGCGATGGAGCACGTTGGCATACGCGAGGCGGCGGCTATCGGCGTGCCGAACGAGCATTCGGGAGAGATCGTCAAACTCTTTATCGTTCGCAAGGATCCGGCGCTGACCGAGGAGGCCGTGAAAGCCTTCTGTGCCGAACGGCTGACCAACTATAAACGTCCGCGCATCGTGGAGTTTCGCGATGAGTTGCCGAAGAGCAATGTCGGCAAGATATTGCGGCGCGAACTACGGGATTGA
- a CDS encoding HigA family addiction module antitoxin yields the protein MTRGLNRPIRPGDLLPPIHPGEILREIYLEPLNMSAGALAKALHVPRTRIERLVTEQTSVTPDTALRLGKFFKTSAELWLGMQTSYDLKIARRDKQAEIEKITELDAATHEAA from the coding sequence ATGACAAGAGGCCTTAATCGCCCCATCCGCCCCGGAGACCTTTTGCCTCCGATACATCCGGGTGAAATATTACGAGAAATCTATTTGGAGCCCCTCAACATGAGTGCCGGTGCTTTGGCGAAAGCACTCCACGTTCCCCGTACGCGCATCGAACGTCTGGTGACCGAGCAGACTTCCGTGACACCCGATACCGCATTACGGCTCGGCAAATTCTTTAAAACGTCTGCCGAGCTCTGGTTAGGCATGCAGACCAGCTATGATCTCAAAATTGCCCGCCGCGACAAGCAGGCCGAGATCGAGAAAATAACAGAACTTGACGCGGCAACCCACGAGGCTGCCTAG